The window GCGCGTGGAGCACGTGGAGCAGGGTCTGTAACTTCACGGATGGCTTGCATGCAGGATGGACCAGCTTGGTGTCGGCCATTCGTCTGGTAGCATATGTGAATGTGATTTAGGTGACTACAGTCAATTCTAGGCTACAACCAATGAGAATGCACACATCTGTTCAGTATTTGTCGATAAATGACGAATTTTGTTAACTCAGAACGAAGCATCACTAGGATACACACATAAAGAGCACCCACCTGGTCTCTGCATATCTAGAATGCACACAGCCAACTCCAACACACGCACACAAAAAACACTGGCAAATAGTaaagtcatacaagaccaaagctatgccCAAGCGAGTATAAAGAAAAAAGACCCTGAAGCGACCAGTAGCGAACGACAACTATTATaaaccatatccgcaccaaccatctctTGACACCACAAGAACAACGACATTCTTCAAGGGCAATGCCTTCATGAAAGAAATGACGCTCAAGCGCCTCCGTTACCGGATCCAACCACCAAAGGACAGAtaataggttttcaccctgaagaacgaGTCCGAGCAAATCTAAGCAACGGCTTCAACAAGGGAGCGATGCAAAAGCATCGTCATTGCCAGGTTTAACACATCTATTCAGTATGGCTTGATAAAATGGTAAAGTCGCTTTCTGTGGCACAAAATGATGACATACACTGCTTACAACTCATAGATTTTATAGAAACAGGCTTATCATTGGATGCAAAATGATTACATTTCTGCTTCTTAATCCTAGGCCTCCTGTAGTTGTACCCCAAAGGCCTTACGGATTTCAGCGATGATGTGGCCAGACACATCGGGACCAAACATCCTAGGCAAATTTGCAGTTAGGTCGACCTCGATTGATTTTAATCTTACAACTTGGTCCCTCTTGATCATGATCTCCCTCTCGGCCTCTTCGATTTTGGAGGTGTCACAAGCGCAACTATGAAGCCAGGTTCGAAGAACCTCCTTTACAGTTGATGCCAGATGACCACACACTATCtcttccaaggtaccctcccctccTTGCCCGCAGTCGATGGTGACCGACACCGCTGTTGGAGAACATGCACTGCGCACAAAGAGCGACGGCGACCGGTATGGACGGGTTTGTGGCAATTCTTCGATCTTCTCACGTTGCTTGTCCAAGTGAGTATGTTCATAGTACTTGTGGATGTACTCCGGGTGGAGCGCGAGGTCTTTCCGTGGGAGCAGATCAAGAATCACAACCATTGAAGTTGGGCTGCCTTGTATGAACTCCATGAGGAAATGTGGTGCATCCGTCAAGGCATTGAGGAAAATAAGAACCGACGTAATGTCGATTGCGCCATTTGGGACTTTGCAGTGAAGTGACGAGTGCAGCATGAAATCAATCTGTAGACAATAAATTATGAACTTTTACAGCGTACACATTTCCTCATAACTTGGATTACAAACCTTTGTTTGTATGGTTGTCAACAGAAGAAAAAAAGTGTTTCGTCAGAGCTCCGTACTGTCCATCCATGTGCGGAACTTTTGGGATCCGTGGGCGTTTTTTAAAGAGTTGTTGTGGTGTAACTCAATTGGGAACATGTGTTGTGCAGTCGCGCTATTGGTTGATAATGTTGGGTTGGCCACAGCGTGCCTGTCCATTCTCTAGCAATGGCAGGCAGGGCACATAGTACACAATGCTACACACGTGGAGAGTGATAAAGAAAGGTGGCATAGTAAATGAAGACAAAGAAGCAGTTTGCTCCAGTATGTGAATATGAGACACAGAGGCCTTCTTTGGTTTGTACGAAATgtataggaatttcataggataggatttttaaAGAAAAAATTCATATGGAGCCCTTTGATTTGTAGGAATGAATTTCTATT is drawn from Triticum dicoccoides isolate Atlit2015 ecotype Zavitan chromosome 6B, WEW_v2.0, whole genome shotgun sequence and contains these coding sequences:
- the LOC119326411 gene encoding red chlorophyll catabolite reductase-like isoform X1, with protein sequence MLRPATSVSVVAATLPAISRLRRGVAGRRSSSTVRARMPLVQQEATMPSLAHREVARALAAEAAAAVPLLPSAVPAHVADFQNGAGTAVGMLDVRRGAPASSIDFMLHSSLHCKVPNGAIDITSVLIFLNALTDAPHFLMEFIQGSPTSMVVILDLLPRKDLALHPEYIHKYYEHTHLDKQREKIEELPQTRPYRSPSLFVRSACSPTAVSVTIDCGQGGEGTLEEIVCGHLASTVKEVLRTWLHSCACDTSKIEEAEREIMIKRDQVVRLKSIEVDLTANLPRMFGPDVSGHIIAEIRKAFGVQLQEA
- the LOC119326411 gene encoding red chlorophyll catabolite reductase-like isoform X2, yielding MLRPATSVSVVAATLPAISRLRRGVAGRRSSSTVRARMPLVQQEATMPSLAHREVARALAAEAAAAVPLLPSAVPAHVADFQNGAGTAVGMLDVRRGAPASSKDLALHPEYIHKYYEHTHLDKQREKIEELPQTRPYRSPSLFVRSACSPTAVSVTIDCGQGGEGTLEEIVCGHLASTVKEVLRTWLHSCACDTSKIEEAEREIMIKRDQVVRLKSIEVDLTANLPRMFGPDVSGHIIAEIRKAFGVQLQEA